The Deltaproteobacteria bacterium HGW-Deltaproteobacteria-6 genome has a segment encoding these proteins:
- a CDS encoding ketoisovalerate oxidoreductase: MNKEFIEIRWHGRGGQGAITAAKIVAGAAFVSGYAGVVMAPSFGTERRGAPVMTSLTISREKIYDLSPIETPDVVVVLDHLLLKEADVTHGLKPGGIIVLNTPMAFESYHFKNFKLATADITAISVEAGLPHGMVNTGIIGSLEKATNLLGIDVLIKGIEEEFNTRKPEKNSLAAKIAYERTVTGG; encoded by the coding sequence ATGAACAAGGAATTTATTGAAATCCGCTGGCACGGACGGGGCGGACAGGGCGCCATCACGGCAGCCAAGATTGTTGCCGGGGCTGCCTTCGTCTCCGGCTATGCGGGAGTCGTTATGGCGCCAAGCTTTGGTACGGAGCGCAGAGGGGCGCCGGTTATGACCTCTCTTACGATATCCAGAGAAAAGATTTATGATTTATCGCCCATCGAAACCCCCGATGTCGTCGTTGTCCTCGACCATCTGCTGCTCAAGGAAGCTGATGTGACCCACGGCCTCAAACCCGGCGGCATTATTGTTTTGAATACGCCGATGGCTTTTGAGTCCTATCACTTTAAAAATTTTAAGCTGGCCACGGCGGATATCACGGCTATCTCCGTTGAAGCGGGACTTCCTCACGGTATGGTCAACACCGGGATTATCGGATCGCTGGAAAAAGCAACAAATCTTTTGGGAATCGATGTCCTGATCAAAGGGATTGAGGAAGAATTCAATACAAGAAAGCCCGAAAAGAATTCATTGGCTGCCAAAATTGCCTATGAACGAACTGTGACGGGAGGTTGA
- the hflX gene encoding GTPase HflX produces the protein MNKIFGNTSGLGAQQIKSLERLYRRGIPPESLISNDLAREISFLASELNRQIGLLINRKGEIVIIILGDHKGIMIPNLDAYRAASTRFKGLRLIHTHLADEELSPEDLTDLSHLRLDMIGALQVHEDGTPGKLFWAHLIPENPQGDYWLIHEPQEPHRIDLNFLSFISALEDEFAKQQKTRKIDAAEKAILVRVEKNPLAGAEASLEELRQLAETCGVAVFDTQIQYRPQIDPKYLVGRGKLAAIDLRATQIGANLLIFDHELTPAQVRSISDFTGLKIIDRTQVILDIFARRAHSREGKIQVELAQLKYLLPRLMHKDTSLSRLAGGIGGVGPGETKLEIDRRRIRERIHRLEKDIKTITKSRGQRRGRRERSGLPVISIVGYTNAGKSTLLNTLTQSAVLAEDKLFATLDTKSARLRFPRDTEAIITDTVGFIRNLPAELFSAFRATLDELQDADLLLHIIDVSNIQFEEQMAAVEKILEDLEIAGKPVIRVFNKADRFPDKEMLATLSRRFDAVAVSALDKTSLSVLLEKIEKALPNTNFSGHGNYGSEA, from the coding sequence ATCAATAAAATATTCGGCAACACATCAGGACTGGGCGCGCAGCAAATCAAATCATTGGAACGTCTGTACCGCCGGGGCATCCCGCCGGAAAGCCTGATCAGCAATGATCTGGCTCGGGAAATATCTTTTCTAGCCAGTGAACTCAATCGGCAAATCGGGCTTCTCATCAACCGCAAGGGTGAAATTGTCATCATCATCCTCGGGGATCATAAAGGCATCATGATTCCCAATCTTGACGCCTACCGCGCGGCCTCTACCCGGTTTAAAGGCCTGCGGCTTATTCATACCCATCTCGCTGATGAAGAACTTTCCCCGGAAGACTTAACCGATTTATCGCATCTGCGTCTGGACATGATCGGAGCGCTCCAGGTGCATGAAGACGGAACGCCCGGCAAACTGTTCTGGGCGCATCTGATTCCCGAAAATCCGCAGGGCGATTACTGGCTGATCCACGAGCCACAGGAGCCGCACCGGATTGATCTCAACTTTCTGTCCTTCATCTCCGCACTCGAAGATGAGTTTGCCAAACAGCAGAAAACTCGCAAAATTGACGCCGCGGAAAAAGCCATCCTGGTGCGGGTGGAAAAAAATCCCCTCGCGGGCGCCGAAGCCTCGCTCGAAGAGCTCCGGCAACTGGCCGAAACCTGCGGCGTTGCGGTATTCGACACGCAGATTCAATACCGTCCTCAGATCGATCCGAAATATCTGGTCGGCCGGGGCAAACTTGCGGCCATCGATTTGCGGGCCACGCAAATCGGCGCGAATCTGTTGATCTTCGACCATGAACTGACGCCCGCCCAGGTCCGCTCCATCAGTGATTTCACCGGTCTGAAAATTATCGACCGCACCCAGGTGATCCTGGATATCTTCGCCCGCCGCGCTCACAGCCGCGAGGGAAAAATTCAGGTGGAACTGGCCCAGCTTAAATATCTGCTGCCCAGGCTGATGCACAAAGATACGTCGCTTTCCAGACTGGCGGGCGGCATTGGCGGCGTGGGCCCCGGCGAAACCAAACTGGAAATCGACCGCCGCCGGATCCGCGAACGCATCCATCGTCTGGAAAAAGACATTAAAACGATCACCAAATCGCGCGGTCAGCGGCGGGGACGGCGGGAAAGATCGGGCCTGCCGGTAATTTCGATTGTGGGCTACACCAATGCGGGCAAGTCGACACTGCTCAACACTCTGACCCAAAGCGCGGTGCTGGCGGAAGACAAGCTTTTTGCCACGCTGGATACCAAAAGCGCGAGGCTCCGTTTTCCGCGCGACACGGAAGCCATTATCACCGACACGGTCGGTTTTATCCGCAACCTGCCCGCGGAGCTGTTCAGCGCTTTTCGGGCGACGCTCGACGAGCTTCAGGACGCTGATCTGCTGTTGCACATCATTGATGTCAGCAATATCCAGTTTGAAGAACAGATGGCGGCTGTCGAAAAAATTCTGGAAGACCTGGAAATCGCAGGCAAACCAGTCATTCGTGTTTTTAACAAAGCGGATCGCTTTCCCGATAAGGAAATGCTGGCCACCTTGAGCCGTCGTTTCGATGCCGTGGCCGTATCAGCCCTGGATAAAACATCGCTTTCCGTGCTCCTGGAAAAGATAGAAAAAGCACTGCCTAATACAAACTTTTCAGGACACGGAAATTATGGTAGTGAGGCGTAA
- a CDS encoding cytochrome C biogenesis protein, which translates to MIETLINNLSAYLQGSTLLAFLAAYLGGLVISFTPCTYPLIPVTVGFIGAQGASSKLRGFLLSLFYVLGLAVTYAVLGAIAALTGKLFGQMQTTPLVYFIMANICLLMGLSMLDVFKISIPIPQRIMQYSGGGRKGFISSFLLGMVSGFVIGPCTAPVLGVLLGFVALKTNILMGIGLLFVFAFGMGTLLILVGTFAGFISTLPRSGAWMIIITRVFGVILIGAAEYFLYTAGTLSF; encoded by the coding sequence ATGATTGAAACTCTGATTAATAATTTATCCGCATACTTGCAGGGTTCGACCCTGCTGGCTTTTCTGGCGGCTTATCTGGGAGGGCTGGTGATCAGTTTTACGCCCTGCACGTACCCGCTGATTCCCGTGACGGTCGGATTCATCGGCGCCCAGGGAGCATCATCGAAGCTGCGCGGATTTCTGCTGTCCCTGTTCTATGTTCTGGGACTGGCGGTTACGTACGCCGTATTGGGGGCAATAGCCGCCTTAACCGGTAAGCTTTTCGGACAGATGCAGACAACCCCGCTGGTTTATTTTATCATGGCCAACATTTGTCTGCTGATGGGATTATCCATGCTCGATGTTTTCAAAATTTCGATCCCGATTCCGCAAAGAATAATGCAGTATTCCGGCGGGGGCAGGAAGGGATTTATCTCCAGTTTTCTGCTGGGCATGGTTTCCGGTTTTGTAATCGGCCCGTGCACCGCTCCCGTGCTGGGAGTGCTGCTTGGTTTTGTGGCCCTGAAAACTAATATTCTAATGGGCATCGGCCTTTTGTTCGTTTTTGCCTTCGGTATGGGGACGCTCCTGATTCTGGTCGGAACATTTGCCGGATTTATTTCTACCCTGCCGCGCTCAGGGGCCTGGATGATTATAATTACAAGGGTTTTCGGCGTTATTTTGATTGGCGCAGCGGAATATTTTCTGTATACTGCAGGCACGCTGTCTTTTTAG
- a CDS encoding MBL fold metallo-hydrolase — protein MKGLKEKNDQSNQIQKKKGFEMKFQDDIYIYEWSNYFDNNCNSYYIGGGVQALIDPGLTRYLPDLLNQMANDGIKKKDIKYVINTHSHPDHFQGSELFDQEKVKIALHRKEMDFLKGTGGELYGLFGMTVPQMQINMQLEDGRLELGDQIFKVISIPGHTPGSIGLYWPEKKVLFAGDVVFQQNVGRTDFPGGNGTLLKKSIVTLSDLDIELLLPGHMGIIEGHDRIQDNFNIIIQNIFPYI, from the coding sequence ATGAAAGGCTTAAAGGAAAAGAATGATCAGAGTAACCAGATTCAAAAGAAGAAAGGGTTCGAGATGAAGTTTCAAGATGATATTTATATTTATGAATGGTCAAATTATTTTGACAACAACTGCAACAGCTACTATATCGGCGGCGGTGTTCAGGCGCTTATTGATCCGGGTCTGACGCGCTATCTGCCCGATTTGCTCAATCAGATGGCAAATGACGGTATCAAGAAGAAAGATATCAAGTACGTAATCAACACGCACTCGCATCCCGATCACTTTCAGGGCTCCGAACTTTTTGATCAGGAAAAGGTAAAGATTGCCCTGCATCGCAAGGAAATGGATTTTCTCAAAGGCACCGGCGGCGAACTCTACGGTCTTTTCGGCATGACCGTGCCGCAAATGCAGATCAACATGCAGCTGGAAGATGGCAGGCTTGAACTGGGCGATCAGATATTCAAGGTCATTTCCATCCCCGGCCATACACCCGGCTCCATCGGCCTTTACTGGCCGGAAAAGAAGGTTCTCTTCGCCGGCGATGTGGTATTTCAGCAGAATGTCGGCCGCACGGATTTTCCCGGCGGCAACGGCACATTACTGAAAAAGAGCATCGTCACACTATCCGATCTGGACATTGAACTGCTGCTGCCCGGACACATGGGCATCATCGAAGGGCACGACAGGATTCAGGACAATTTTAATATTATCATTCAAAATATTTTCCCCTATATTTAG
- a CDS encoding pyruvate ferredoxin oxidoreductase, with protein MHIIENGNVAAALGVKLCRANVIAAYPITPQTPLTERLSEFVEAGEMKSEYIPVESEHSALAVCIAASSTGARAFTATSSNGLLYMHEQVQWAAGARLPIVMCVVNRAISAPWNVWNDQQDSISQRDTGWIQMYCADHQQIIDTVIKAYWLAEKVSIPIMVCYDGYILSHTYMPFDVPDQKQVDAFLPPFKPEYALNPEDPANLNTVTLPDVRMDVHGELAHGYMEIRYLLHEELRAALAVAAEAEKRFTEIFGRGGDPYLEPYRCDDAEYIAVGLGSLTYQLRVSVDALRKEGIKVGVMGVRFYRPFPDEAIANALKGKKGVIVFEKALSYGYEGALASDLKSALYEHLASTGTLPAVQNFIVGIGGRDIRTEELTQNLKAATQGRVSKEPTWIGLKL; from the coding sequence ATGCATATTATAGAAAATGGAAACGTAGCAGCAGCTCTGGGCGTCAAACTTTGCCGTGCCAATGTTATCGCGGCCTATCCCATCACACCGCAGACCCCCCTCACGGAAAGGCTTTCCGAGTTTGTTGAAGCAGGTGAAATGAAGTCCGAATACATCCCCGTCGAGAGTGAACATTCCGCACTCGCCGTCTGCATTGCCGCATCGTCGACCGGCGCCAGAGCTTTCACGGCAACCAGTTCCAACGGCCTGCTCTACATGCATGAACAGGTCCAGTGGGCGGCCGGCGCCAGACTGCCCATTGTGATGTGCGTGGTCAACCGGGCGATTTCCGCTCCCTGGAATGTCTGGAATGACCAGCAGGACTCCATTTCACAACGTGATACCGGCTGGATACAGATGTATTGCGCCGACCACCAGCAGATTATCGACACGGTTATCAAAGCCTACTGGCTGGCGGAAAAAGTCAGCATCCCGATCATGGTGTGCTACGACGGGTACATTCTTTCTCATACCTATATGCCGTTTGACGTGCCGGATCAGAAACAGGTCGACGCGTTTCTTCCTCCGTTCAAACCGGAGTACGCCCTGAATCCTGAGGATCCCGCCAATCTCAATACCGTAACCCTGCCGGATGTGCGGATGGATGTTCATGGTGAGCTGGCCCATGGATATATGGAAATCCGCTATCTGCTCCACGAAGAGCTGCGGGCGGCGCTTGCCGTCGCTGCAGAAGCGGAAAAAAGATTTACGGAAATATTCGGCAGGGGCGGCGACCCGTATTTAGAACCTTATCGATGCGATGACGCGGAATATATTGCCGTGGGCCTGGGCTCACTAACCTATCAGCTGCGGGTTTCGGTTGACGCGTTAAGAAAAGAAGGCATCAAAGTGGGCGTAATGGGTGTCCGTTTTTACAGGCCTTTCCCCGATGAGGCCATCGCCAATGCCCTGAAAGGAAAAAAAGGCGTCATCGTTTTTGAAAAAGCGCTGAGCTACGGGTATGAAGGCGCGCTGGCTTCCGATCTAAAGTCCGCGCTTTATGAGCATCTCGCCTCCACAGGCACACTGCCCGCCGTTCAGAACTTTATCGTGGGAATCGGCGGACGGGATATTCGAACCGAAGAATTGACACAAAACCTCAAAGCTGCGACACAAGGCAGAGTTTCCAAAGAGCCCACCTGGATCGGGCTTAAGCTATAG
- a CDS encoding DUF488 domain-containing protein yields MTIRILRLGTNRVSNEGIRIGTVRRPPRGVPKSEYSAQNWYDVWFPNLSPSPETMKLGQAANTENEWKIFFRKYRSEMTAPENGRTLDLLAALSHETNFSMGCYCSDEAHCHRSILRALLLERGAKVE; encoded by the coding sequence ATGACCATCCGCATTCTTCGTCTGGGAACAAACAGAGTTTCAAACGAGGGAATTCGCATCGGGACGGTGCGGCGGCCGCCGCGCGGCGTTCCGAAAAGCGAGTACTCCGCGCAGAATTGGTATGATGTCTGGTTTCCCAATTTGTCGCCAAGTCCCGAGACCATGAAACTGGGACAGGCGGCCAATACGGAAAACGAATGGAAGATCTTCTTTCGCAAATACCGCTCCGAGATGACTGCGCCGGAAAACGGCAGAACACTTGATCTTCTGGCGGCCCTGTCCCATGAGACAAACTTCTCCATGGGCTGCTATTGCTCCGACGAAGCGCATTGTCACCGGTCAATATTGCGTGCTCTGCTTTTGGAGCGAGGCGCAAAAGTGGAATGA
- a CDS encoding energy-dependent translational throttle protein EttA, with amino-acid sequence MANEGNKVIYSMIGVSKIYEKKPVLKDIYLSYFYGAKIGVIGLNGSGKSSLLKILAGVDEEFLGKTILSQGYTVGYLEQEPRLDEAKTVRQIVEQGVQSTMDVINEYNAVNEKFAEDMSDDEMTRLCDRQAALQEKMDALDAWDMDSRLEMAMDALRCPPGDTPVKILSGGERRRVALCRLLLQKPDILLLDEPTNHLDAESVAWLEHHLQKYEGTIIAVTHDRYFLDNVAGWILELDRGQGIPWQGNYSSWLEQKQNRLKNEEKSEGARIKTLERELEWIRMSPKGRHAKSKARINAYEELLGTTQEKESGTREIFIAPGPRLGDLVIEAQNVNKAFGEKLLVEGMTFSLPPGGIVGVVGPNGAGKTTLFRMITGQEKPDAGTIRIGETVKLAYVDQSRDALDPDKNIWEMISDGQDIIPIGSRQINSRAYVSRFNFSGTDQQKKVGTLSGGERNRVHLARMLKEGANVLLLDEPTNDLDVNTLRALEDSLESFAGCVVVISHDRWFLDRICTHILAFEGDSKVLFFDGNYSEYEEDRKNRLGAAASQPHRIKYRQLTRR; translated from the coding sequence ATGGCCAATGAAGGAAACAAAGTTATTTACTCCATGATCGGAGTCAGCAAGATCTACGAAAAGAAGCCGGTGCTTAAAGACATCTATCTGTCTTATTTCTACGGCGCCAAAATCGGCGTAATCGGTTTGAACGGATCGGGCAAGAGCTCGCTCTTAAAGATTCTGGCCGGCGTTGACGAGGAATTTCTGGGCAAGACCATTCTTTCCCAGGGCTATACCGTGGGCTACCTGGAGCAGGAACCGCGTCTGGACGAGGCCAAAACCGTGCGCCAGATTGTGGAGCAGGGCGTGCAGTCCACCATGGATGTGATCAACGAATACAACGCCGTCAATGAAAAATTTGCCGAGGACATGTCGGATGATGAAATGACCAGGCTCTGCGACCGGCAGGCGGCCCTTCAGGAAAAGATGGATGCCCTCGATGCCTGGGATATGGATTCACGCCTGGAAATGGCGATGGACGCCCTGCGCTGTCCGCCGGGCGATACGCCGGTGAAAATTCTTTCCGGCGGTGAAAGACGCCGCGTCGCCCTGTGCCGCTTACTGTTGCAGAAACCGGATATTCTGCTTCTGGATGAACCGACCAACCATCTGGATGCCGAATCCGTCGCCTGGCTGGAACACCATCTGCAGAAGTATGAAGGCACCATCATTGCCGTGACGCACGACCGCTATTTTCTCGATAACGTAGCCGGCTGGATTCTGGAGCTTGACCGGGGCCAGGGCATTCCCTGGCAGGGCAATTATTCCTCCTGGCTTGAGCAAAAGCAAAACCGTCTGAAAAATGAAGAAAAATCCGAAGGCGCCAGAATCAAAACCCTGGAGCGGGAATTGGAATGGATTCGCATGTCGCCCAAAGGCCGGCATGCCAAATCGAAGGCGCGCATCAATGCGTATGAAGAGCTGCTGGGAACTACCCAGGAAAAGGAATCCGGCACGCGTGAAATCTTTATTGCCCCAGGCCCCCGCTTAGGCGATCTGGTTATCGAAGCCCAAAACGTCAATAAAGCATTTGGTGAAAAGCTGCTCGTGGAAGGGATGACTTTTTCATTGCCGCCCGGCGGCATTGTCGGCGTCGTCGGTCCCAACGGCGCGGGCAAGACCACGCTGTTCCGCATGATTACCGGCCAGGAAAAACCGGATGCCGGAACCATCCGCATCGGTGAAACCGTCAAGCTGGCCTATGTTGACCAGAGCCGTGACGCGCTCGATCCCGATAAAAATATCTGGGAAATGATTTCCGACGGTCAGGACATTATTCCCATCGGATCGCGGCAGATCAATTCACGCGCGTACGTATCGCGATTTAATTTTTCCGGCACCGATCAGCAGAAAAAAGTGGGAACACTCTCCGGCGGCGAACGCAACCGTGTTCACCTGGCGCGGATGCTCAAGGAAGGCGCCAATGTTCTGCTGCTCGACGAACCCACCAACGATCTGGACGTCAACACGCTGCGCGCGCTGGAAGATTCATTGGAAAGTTTTGCCGGTTGCGTCGTCGTCATCAGCCACGACCGCTGGTTTCTGGATAGAATCTGCACGCACATTCTCGCGTTTGAGGGCGACAGCAAAGTGCTTTTCTTTGACGGCAACTATTCCGAATATGAAGAAGACCGCAAAAACAGACTGGGCGCCGCCGCCAGCCAGCCGCACCGTATCAAATACAGACAATTGACCAGACGGTAA
- a CDS encoding 2-ketoisovalerate ferredoxin oxidoreductase (catalyzes the coenzyme A-dependent oxidation of 3-methyl-2-oxobutanoate coupled to the reduction of ferredoxin producing S-(2-methylpropanoyl)-CoA) gives MQVKTTILSLPTEEFVHPGTRACTGCGLAIAYRVGLKALGKDTILVVPPSCLTVLQGLFPVASTKLPCLNVTFASTAAAATGILATLKAQGNDHTAVAAWAGDGGTSDIGLQALSGAAERGDNFIYFCYDNEGYMNTGVQRSGTTPIGAITANTPFKGKLQQKKDVPAIMAAHHLSYVAACSASYPLDLYDKIIKCKDMPGTKYFHIHIPCPPGWGYDPRLGIKIGRLAVETGYYDLYEIVNGEFKLTAASEKLLEKHKLTPVREYFRAQSRFRILSDAQIDGIQKQIDEKWAGYYKKDE, from the coding sequence ATGCAGGTTAAAACAACCATTTTAAGTTTACCGACGGAAGAATTTGTTCACCCCGGAACAAGGGCATGCACCGGCTGCGGCCTGGCGATCGCCTACAGAGTGGGTCTTAAGGCCCTGGGCAAAGATACCATCCTGGTGGTGCCGCCGAGTTGCCTTACCGTGCTTCAGGGGCTTTTCCCCGTTGCCTCGACGAAGCTTCCCTGTCTGAATGTAACCTTCGCCTCGACGGCCGCCGCCGCCACGGGAATTCTCGCCACGCTCAAAGCGCAGGGTAATGACCACACCGCAGTCGCCGCCTGGGCAGGTGACGGCGGAACGAGCGACATCGGTTTGCAGGCCCTCTCGGGCGCCGCGGAACGCGGAGATAATTTCATCTATTTCTGCTACGATAACGAAGGCTACATGAACACCGGCGTACAGCGCTCGGGCACCACACCGATTGGAGCCATCACGGCCAACACGCCGTTCAAGGGAAAGCTGCAGCAGAAGAAAGACGTCCCGGCCATCATGGCGGCGCATCACTTAAGCTATGTAGCCGCCTGTTCCGCTTCCTATCCGCTGGATCTTTACGATAAAATTATCAAGTGCAAGGATATGCCGGGCACCAAATACTTCCATATCCACATCCCCTGCCCGCCCGGATGGGGTTACGATCCGCGACTCGGCATCAAGATCGGCAGGCTTGCCGTGGAAACCGGCTATTATGATCTCTATGAAATCGTCAACGGTGAATTCAAACTGACGGCCGCCTCTGAAAAACTGCTTGAAAAACATAAGCTTACGCCAGTGCGCGAGTATTTCCGCGCGCAGTCCCGCTTCAGAATTCTGTCTGATGCGCAAATCGACGGCATTCAGAAACAGATTGATGAAAAATGGGCCGGGTATTATAAAAAAGATGAGTGA
- a CDS encoding bifunctional metallophosphatase/5'-nucleotidase, whose amino-acid sequence MKYLRVFIILTALLCASGSLAAEQLLTIVHTNDMHSHFQGFSPEIDYQPFNVHADKTLGGWARVATVIKNTRKERLNPVLVVDAGDYTMGSLFHMLIREEAFELRLLKSMGYDVITMGNHEFDLRPAGLAAILKTAKAKGGMSKIVLANAIFDRKQPVLAELQDTFSDTGVTPYTILQLGGRKIGIFGLLGKDAEDVSPFAKPLTFRDPAETAREMVDILRHREKADIVICLSHGGLRDDPKKSEDILLAKNVPGIDVIISGHTHTKLDKTIRVNDTIIVQAWCYGQQVGILDLIVNEGKVRVKNYTPVAIDSAIAGDRQIQSMIDSFKKTIDSRLLAAMNLSYDKVIAETKWDMTKTARESPLGNLLADAIRWTVNQADSDPNDPSTRVLVAVESNGVIRDNLVAGKTGKITVGDLFRTIPLGIGPDNTMGYPLISFYLYGYEIKRALEIPTSVRPLKNNDDYYLQISGLRFTYNPHRMLFDRVTAMEIGSEEEGYAPLDYSASNKKLYRVAANIYNATFLKSVGKFTYSLLEIVPKDKNGAPIQKLSAAIIDGNKSRPGVQEIKQWQGVMQYVRSFPDTNGNGIPDVPEKYRDKLGRIVEAPSFNPCNLVSGATTPTLVVTGIGIVMLLFVVFFVIMKARKHSKKG is encoded by the coding sequence ATGAAATATCTTCGTGTTTTTATCATTTTAACGGCGCTTTTATGTGCCTCCGGCAGCCTCGCTGCGGAACAGTTGCTCACGATCGTGCATACCAATGATATGCATTCTCATTTTCAGGGGTTTTCGCCGGAAATCGACTATCAACCCTTCAACGTCCATGCCGATAAAACCCTGGGCGGCTGGGCCCGCGTCGCAACCGTCATCAAAAATACCAGAAAAGAAAGACTTAATCCCGTCCTGGTGGTTGATGCGGGTGATTATACAATGGGGTCACTCTTCCATATGCTGATCCGCGAAGAAGCCTTCGAACTCCGGCTGCTTAAGTCCATGGGTTACGACGTCATCACCATGGGCAATCATGAATTTGATCTCCGGCCTGCGGGACTGGCCGCTATTCTGAAAACCGCCAAGGCTAAAGGCGGCATGTCTAAAATCGTTCTGGCCAATGCAATTTTCGACCGCAAACAGCCTGTGCTGGCTGAGCTTCAAGACACTTTTTCCGATACAGGGGTTACGCCCTATACCATTTTACAACTGGGTGGCCGGAAAATCGGCATTTTCGGCCTTCTTGGCAAGGATGCCGAAGACGTATCGCCTTTTGCCAAACCACTGACCTTCCGTGATCCTGCTGAAACGGCGCGTGAAATGGTTGATATTTTGCGTCATCGGGAAAAAGCGGATATCGTTATTTGCCTTTCGCATGGCGGACTGCGGGACGACCCCAAAAAATCGGAAGACATCCTCCTCGCCAAAAACGTCCCTGGTATTGATGTTATTATCAGCGGGCACACGCACACAAAGCTGGACAAAACAATCCGGGTGAACGACACCATTATTGTTCAGGCCTGGTGCTACGGACAACAGGTAGGCATTCTCGATCTGATCGTAAACGAGGGCAAAGTCCGTGTGAAGAACTACACACCTGTTGCGATTGACAGTGCCATAGCGGGTGACCGGCAGATTCAATCGATGATTGACTCCTTTAAAAAGACGATCGATTCGCGGCTGCTTGCAGCGATGAATCTGTCTTACGACAAAGTGATTGCCGAAACAAAATGGGATATGACCAAGACCGCCCGCGAATCGCCGCTGGGCAATCTGCTGGCCGATGCCATCCGCTGGACGGTTAATCAGGCGGATTCGGACCCGAATGATCCGTCGACGCGTGTATTGGTGGCCGTCGAATCCAACGGCGTTATCCGTGATAACCTGGTGGCGGGTAAAACCGGAAAAATCACTGTGGGCGATTTATTCCGGACCATTCCATTGGGCATTGGGCCTGACAATACCATGGGTTACCCGTTGATCAGTTTTTATCTTTACGGCTATGAAATCAAAAGAGCTCTGGAAATTCCGACCAGCGTGAGACCGCTGAAAAATAATGACGACTACTATCTGCAAATCTCCGGTTTGCGCTTCACCTACAATCCGCACCGGATGCTTTTCGATCGGGTAACGGCCATGGAAATCGGCAGCGAAGAGGAAGGTTATGCCCCGCTCGACTACAGCGCATCCAATAAGAAGCTCTACCGCGTGGCCGCCAATATTTACAATGCCACGTTTTTAAAGAGCGTGGGAAAGTTTACCTATTCTCTGCTGGAGATTGTACCGAAAGATAAAAACGGCGCCCCCATACAAAAGCTGTCAGCCGCCATAATCGACGGCAACAAATCCCGGCCGGGCGTTCAGGAGATCAAACAATGGCAGGGGGTTATGCAATACGTCCGGTCTTTCCCGGATACCAATGGCAACGGCATTCCGGACGTTCCTGAAAAGTACCGAGACAAACTCGGACGCATTGTCGAGGCGCCGAGTTTCAATCCCTGCAATCTTGTTTCCGGAGCAACGACGCCAACCCTGGTTGTAACAGGGATTGGCATTGTCATGTTGTTATTTGTTGTGTTTTTTGTAATAATGAAAGCAAGAAAGCATTCGAAAAAAGGATAA
- a CDS encoding pyruvate ferredoxin oxidoreductase, which produces MGTRNYRRKTSHSENGPGDGGRTGSWRVERPVFDRSLCIPCKRNKEACFICWLFCPEIVISRTIPPTVNLEYCKGCGICAEECPTKAITMVDEAQFTEEDKDKD; this is translated from the coding sequence ATGGGAACCAGAAATTACCGAAGAAAAACATCACACAGTGAAAACGGTCCGGGAGACGGCGGAAGAACGGGTTCCTGGAGAGTCGAGCGGCCGGTCTTCGACCGCAGCCTCTGCATCCCCTGCAAAAGAAATAAAGAAGCCTGCTTTATCTGCTGGCTGTTCTGCCCGGAAATCGTTATCTCCCGAACCATACCGCCTACGGTTAACCTGGAATACTGCAAAGGCTGCGGCATCTGCGCCGAGGAATGCCCGACCAAGGCCATTACCATGGTCGACGAGGCTCAATTCACCGAAGAAGACAAGGATAAGGATTAA